The following is a genomic window from Amycolatopsis australiensis.
ATCGCGATCGTCGCCGAGTGCAGCAGCTCCGCGACGTCCTGGCCCACGAACGTCACGCCGAGCAGCACGTTCCGCTCGGGGTCGACCACCATCCTGGCCTTGCCCGTGTAGCCGTCCGCGTGCAGGGACGAGCCCGCCACCGCGATGTCGATGTCGACGACCCGGTCGGGCGAGCCCGGTCGGGCGTCCGCCAGGCCGACCGCCGCCACCTCCGGGTCGGTGAACACCACCTGCGGCACCGCGTGGTGGTCGGCCGTCGCGGTGAAACGGCTCCACGGCTCGCCCGGCACCGGCTTGCCCGCGGCCAGCGCCGCCACCGTGTCGCCCGCCGCGCGGGCGCCGTACTTGCCCTGGTGGGTCAGCGGCGCCCGGCCGGTCACGTCGCCCGCCGCGAACAGCCAGCCACCGTCCACAGCGGACACGCGGCCCGTGTCGTCTACCTCCAGCGCGCGGCCCGCCGCCACCCCGAGAGATTCCAGGCCGAGCCCAGCGGTCGCGGGACGGCGCCCGGTGGCCACCAGGAACTCGTCGACGACGAGCGTCCCGCCGTCCTTCAGGGTCAGCTCGATCCCGCCGGGGCCCGCCGCGACGCGCTCGACGCCCGACTCCGTGTGCACGTACACGCCGGCTTCGCGCAGCCCGTGCAGCACGAGGTCGCCGGCGAACGCGGCGTTGCGCGGCAGCGGCCGCTCACCCGTGATCACCAGGTGGACCTCGGACCCCAGCGAGGCGAACGCCTGCGCCATCTCGACACCGACCACGCCGCCGCCGAGGACGCCGAGCCGGCCCGGCACCGCCGAGGCCGACGTCGCCTCCCGCGAACCCCACGGCCGGATCGTGTCGAGACCCGGGATCGACGGCTTGCTCGGCACGCTGCCGGTGCACACGATCACCGCGTGCCGCGCGGTGAGCACGCGGTCGCCGTCGACGGTCACTTCCCGCTCACCGGTCAGCACCCCGTGCCCGCGGACCGGCTCGATGCCCGCGCCGCGCGCCCAGTCCACCTGCCCCGAATCGTCGCCTTTGCCGGTGAACCAGTCACGGCGGGCGAACACCGCGGCGGAGTCGAGCCGGTCGCCGGCCGGCACCCCCGGCACGCGCTTCGCCGCGGCGAGCAGGTTTCCCGGCCGCAGCAACGCCTTGCTGGGGATGCAGGCCCAATAGGAGCACTCGCCGCCGAAGCGTTCGTGCTCGACGAGGGCGACCTTGAGGCCTCCGCGGGCCGCGCGTTCGGCGGCCACCTCCCCCACCGGGCCCGCGCCGATCACCACTACGTCAAAAGTCTGTCCGGACATGGGCCCAGCGCACACCACCGCGCGGGATCACGCAAGCCAGCGGTTATCCTCGTCGCCGAAGCTGCACGTTATCGGCGGCACCGGGTGCCGTCGGGCCCGGTGCGCGCGAACACCACGTTCGGAGCACGGGAGGTTTGTCATGGCCAGGAACACGGCTGTGCGGGTGCTGGATGATCTGACCGGCGAGCCCGCCGCGGAGACGGTCGGGTTCGGGCTGGACGGCATCGAGTACGACATCGACCTCTCCTTCGCCAACGCCGAGGCGCTGCGAGAGCTGCTGCAGCGCTACGCCGACGCCGGCCGCCGCACCGGTGGCCGCAAGCGCCGGCCGCGGATCGTCCCGGGCGCGAAGAAGCCGCGCGCGAAGGCCACGCCCAAGACGGCCGCGAAGCCGGTTGCGGGGCGCCGCACCGCCAAGGCCGAGCCCGCGAAGACGACCAAGGCGGCCAAGGCGAAGACCACCGCGAAGGCCGAACCGGCCAAGACCACCCGTGCCCGCAAGACGGCGGAGCCGAAGAAGACCACGCGCGCGGCGGCCCGGAAGGTGCCGTCCGTCACGTTCTCGGCGGCCGAGTAAGTCCACAGTGGACAAGCGGCCCTTCCGCGGGAGGGCCGCTTGTCTTGTCACGCGGCGCGTTGGGCGCCCTCCGCGTGCCAGGACGGGTACTGGTACCGCGTGTGCAGCAGCGCCCGCTGGCGCGCCAGCTCGGCCGCGGAAGGCGGCCGTGGCACGAGTGTCCCGAGGATCTGCGACGCCGCCGCCCGCACCGCGGCCTCGACCGCCGGGAAGCCGGGCCGCAGGCCGTGCTCGGCCAGCGACGCCACCGGGCTGCGGTGGGAGTCGAACGGCCGCGGGTCCGGCGGCGCGCTCGTCAGGTAGCGGCCGACCAGCGCGGCCGACGTCTCGACCAGCAGCGTCGAGTGGGCCAGCAGGCCGGTCCGGGTGCGGAACACGGCGAACCCGCACAGCTTGGCGTCGCCGACGAACAGGCCGCGGTCGCCGATCCGCGGGACCAGCCCGAGCTGGTCGACGGCGGCGCTCATCACCTTGCCGAGCGCTTCCAGCGGCCGGTCGGCCGGGCCGGGGATGACGAGCGTCACGTTCAGGTTGCCGGGGTCGTGGAACACGGTGCCGCCGCCGCTGGCCCGCCGCAGCACCGGGACGCCGTCGCGGGCGCATTCCTCGACGCGGACCTCGCGCGCGATCCGCTGGCCGCGTCCCACCACGACGCAAACCGGGTTGCGCCAGAGCCACAGCACCGGTGACTCGGGCGCAACCCGGAGGAGCGCTTCGTCGAACGCCAGGTTCTCGGCCGGATCGGTGAATGCCGCGCGCACGTCCGACCCGGTCGTCATAGCGCCTTGAGTTCCTCCACGATCTCGCCCACCGACGACTTGGCGTCCCCGAAGAGCATGCTGGTCTTCGGATCGTAGAACAGGTCGTTGTCGATGCCCGCGAAGCCGGAGCTCATCCCGCGTTTCAACACGATCACGGACCGGCTCTCGTTGACCTTGAGGATCGGCATCCCGTAGATCGGCGAGCTCGGGTCGGTCTGCGCGGCCGGGTTGGTGACGTCGTTCGCGCCGATCACCAGCGCGACGTCGGTCTGGGCGAACTCCGAGTTGATCTCGTCCATCTCCTTGAGCTGCTCGTACGGCACGTCGGCCTCGGCGAGCAGCACGTTCATGTGCCCGGGCATGCGGCCGGCCACCGGGTGGATGGCGTAGGCGACCTCGATCCCCTTCTTCTCCAGCAGCTTCGCCATCTCGCGGACGGTGTGCTGCGCCTGCGCGACCGCCATGCCGTAACCCGGTACGACCACGACCTTGCTGGCGTAGGCCATCTGGATCGCCGTGTCGGCCGCGCTGGTCGAGCGCACCGGGCGGGCTTCCTTCGCCCCGCCCGCCGCGACGGCCGGGCCGCCGCCGAAGCCGCCCGCGACGATCGCCGGGATGGACCGGTTCATCGCCTTGGCCATCAGGTTGGTCAGGATCGAGCCGGACGCGCCGACGATCATGCCGGCCACGATCAGCGCCGTGTTGTCCAGTGCCAGGCCCATCGCCGCGGCCGAGAGCCCGGTGAACGCGTTGAGCAGCGAGATCACCACCGGCATGTCCGCGCCGCCGATGGGCAGCACGACGGTGAGACCGAGGATGCCCGCCGCGACCAGCAGCCCGATGATCAGCAGCTCGCTGTCGTCGCCGGTGATGATGAGCACCGCGCACACGACCGCGACGAGCAGGAGCAGCGCGTTGACCGGCTGCTGCAGCTTGCCGAGGCTGATCGGGCGGCCGCTGATCAGCTCCTGGAGCTTGCCGAACGCGACGTTCGAGCCCCAGAACGAGATCGACCCGATGATCGCGGCGAACAGCGACGCGATGGCGATGTACACCGGCTCGTGCGCGTAGCCGTCGGTGGAGTTGAACTCGACCCAGGCGATGAGCGCGACGGCGCCGCCGCCGACGCCGTTGAACAGCGCGACCATCTGCGGCATCGCGGTCATCTTGACCTTGCGCGCCGACGGGACGCCGACGAGGACGCCGATCGCGACGCCGAGGACGATGAGCAGCCAGTTGCCCATGCCGGGGGTGAGCAGCGTCGCGATGACGGCGATGCCCATGCCGACCGCGGCGATCCAGTTGCCGCGGACGGCGGTGCGCGGGCCGGTCAGGCCCATCAGGCCGTAGATGAAGAGGGCGAACGCGATGACGTAGAGGATCGCGATGAAGTCGGTCACTTCTCGTCCTCCTCGGCGGGAGCGGGTTTCTTGCCCTTGAACATCGACAGCATCCGGTCGGTGACGAGGAACCCGCCGACGACGTTGATCGTGCCGAACGCGATGGCGATCACCAGCAGGATCTTGTTGAAGACGCCGTCGACGCCCAGGCCCAGCACGACCAGCCCGCCGAGCAGCACGATGCCGTGGATGGCGTTGGTGCCCGACATCAGCGGGGTGTGCAGGGTGTTGGGCACCTTCGAGATGACGGCGAAGCCGACGAACCCGGCCAGCACGAGCACGGCGAGGTTCTGCACCAACGGGCTCACGCGACGCTCCCTTCGCGCCCGGCCACGCAGGCACCGGCGACGATCTCGTCTTCGAAGTTCAGCTCCAGCGCGCCTTCCTTCGTCACGAGCAGCTCCAGCAGCTCGGTGACGTTGCGCGCGTACAGCTCGCTGGCGTGCGAAGGCATTTCGGCGGGCAGGTTCAGCGGAGACGAAATGGTGACGTCGTGCTCCACCACGTCCTCGCCCGGCTTGGTCAGCTCGCAGTTGCCGCCGGACTCGCCGGCCAGGTCGACCACGACCGACCCGGCGGGCATGCCCTTGACGGCGTCCGCGGTGACCAGGGTCGGCGCCTTGCGGCCCGGGACGAGCGCCGTGGTGATCACGACGTCGAACTTCGTGATGGCCTCGGTGAGCCGCCGCTGCTGCTCCTCGCGTTCTTCCGGCGTCAGCTCGCGGGCGTACCCGCCTTCGCCGACGGCTTCGATGCCGAGGTCCAGGAACTGCGCGCCGAGCGACTTCACCTGCTCGCCGACCTCGGGCCGGACGTCGTAGCCCGTGGTCTGCGCGCCGAGCCGTTTCGCGGTGGCCAGCGCCTGCAGCCCCGCGACGCCGGCGCCGAGCACCAGCACCTTGGCCGGTGGCACGGTGCCGGCCGCGGTGGTGAGCATCGGGAAGAAGCGCGGGAGCTTCTGCGCCGCCAGCAGCACCGCGCGGTAGCCGCCGATGCTGGCCTGCGACGACAGCGCGTCCATCGCCTGGGCCCGGGAGATCCGCGGGATCGCTTCCATCGCGAACGCCCGCAGGCCCGCTTCTTCGAGCTTCGCGAGCCCCTCCGGGTTGCCGCGCGGGTCGAGGAAGCCGACGAGCACGGTGCCCCGCCTCAGCTTCGCGACCTCCGCGGGCGTCGGCGGATTGACCTTCACGACGATCGGGGCGCCCCACGCGTCGCCGAGTTCGGCGCCCGCCTGGGTGTACGCGTCGTCACTCAGGTGCGCCCCGGCCCCGGCGCCCGGCTCGACCAGGACGCGCAAACCGCGTTGCGCGAGCCGCCCGACCAGCTTGGGCACCATGGCCACCCGGCGCTCCCCGGGGCGTGACTCGGCCACCACGCCCACGGTGAGCTGCTGACTCTGTTCGCTGTCCGTCACACGACCTCCTCATCGGCGAGGCACGATCCGAGGGTTGTACCACGCCGGACCGACAGTCCCCAGTGACTTGGGTCGCAAGTCTCCCGGTTGCCACGGAAATACGGGCGGTGTGCGCGAAACGTTCAGCTGCTTTTCCAGTGCGGCACGCCGAGCAGGATCAGCCGCAGCCGTTTTTCCGCCGTTCCGGTGATTTTCCCGTCTTCACCTGGGCGGGCTTCCAGCAGTTCGACAATCGTCGTGAGCATCACGGAAACGATCAAGTCGGCCAGCATGTGCAGGTCTTCGGTGCTCCACGCGCGCAGCGGCGCGAACCGGGCGAGGTCGATCGCGAGGTCGCCGGAGAACATCCGCAGCTCGACGCCGATGGCGCGGGCGAGCGGGCCGCCGCCGTAGCGCTCGCGGGTCAGGAACCGGAAATGGTCCTCGTTCGCCCGGACGAATTGGTGGACCGTGGCCACCGAGGCGCTGATCATCCCCTGGTAGGTGTCCGGGTCCGTGCGGGCCGAGCGCATCATGCCGCGCAGGGTGCGCGTCGCTTCTTCGACGAGCGCGACGCCGAGTTCCTCCATCGACGCGAAGTGCCGGTAGAACGCCGTCGGGACGATGCCGGCGCCTTTCGCGACCTCGCGCAGCGACAGCGTGGCGAACGGCCGGTCGGCCAGCAGGTCCAAAGCCGTGTCCAGCAGCGCCTGACGCGTGCGCTGCTTGCGCTCCTGACGGCTCACCGGCTCTTCGGACACGACCTCCAGCGTACGGATGTCCACCGCGTTGCTCACGTCACATCCTCCGCGTCTCACGTTGACAGGGCGTCCACTCCTGCAGTGCACTATTGAGTGTACAGTCGTTCACTGTAACCGAGGAGGACCGATGACGGCGCTCATCCCCCGGCGGGTGCGCGGCCTCGCCTCGCTCGCCGAGGC
Proteins encoded in this region:
- a CDS encoding dihydrolipoyl dehydrogenase family protein, with amino-acid sequence MSGQTFDVVVIGAGPVGEVAAERAARGGLKVALVEHERFGGECSYWACIPSKALLRPGNLLAAAKRVPGVPAGDRLDSAAVFARRDWFTGKGDDSGQVDWARGAGIEPVRGHGVLTGEREVTVDGDRVLTARHAVIVCTGSVPSKPSIPGLDTIRPWGSREATSASAVPGRLGVLGGGVVGVEMAQAFASLGSEVHLVITGERPLPRNAAFAGDLVLHGLREAGVYVHTESGVERVAAGPGGIELTLKDGGTLVVDEFLVATGRRPATAGLGLESLGVAAGRALEVDDTGRVSAVDGGWLFAAGDVTGRAPLTHQGKYGARAAGDTVAALAAGKPVPGEPWSRFTATADHHAVPQVVFTDPEVAAVGLADARPGSPDRVVDIDIAVAGSSLHADGYTGKARMVVDPERNVLLGVTFVGQDVAELLHSATIAIVGEVPLDRLWHAVPSFPTISEVWLRLLEAYGL
- a CDS encoding Lsr2 dimerization domain-containing protein — encoded protein: MARNTAVRVLDDLTGEPAAETVGFGLDGIEYDIDLSFANAEALRELLQRYADAGRRTGGRKRRPRIVPGAKKPRAKATPKTAAKPVAGRRTAKAEPAKTTKAAKAKTTAKAEPAKTTRARKTAEPKKTTRAAARKVPSVTFSAAE
- a CDS encoding lipoate--protein ligase family protein translates to MTTGSDVRAAFTDPAENLAFDEALLRVAPESPVLWLWRNPVCVVVGRGQRIAREVRVEECARDGVPVLRRASGGGTVFHDPGNLNVTLVIPGPADRPLEALGKVMSAAVDQLGLVPRIGDRGLFVGDAKLCGFAVFRTRTGLLAHSTLLVETSAALVGRYLTSAPPDPRPFDSHRSPVASLAEHGLRPGFPAVEAAVRAAASQILGTLVPRPPSAAELARQRALLHTRYQYPSWHAEGAQRAA
- a CDS encoding NAD(P)(+) transhydrogenase (Re/Si-specific) subunit beta, which translates into the protein MTDFIAILYVIAFALFIYGLMGLTGPRTAVRGNWIAAVGMGIAVIATLLTPGMGNWLLIVLGVAIGVLVGVPSARKVKMTAMPQMVALFNGVGGGAVALIAWVEFNSTDGYAHEPVYIAIASLFAAIIGSISFWGSNVAFGKLQELISGRPISLGKLQQPVNALLLLVAVVCAVLIITGDDSELLIIGLLVAAGILGLTVVLPIGGADMPVVISLLNAFTGLSAAAMGLALDNTALIVAGMIVGASGSILTNLMAKAMNRSIPAIVAGGFGGGPAVAAGGAKEARPVRSTSAADTAIQMAYASKVVVVPGYGMAVAQAQHTVREMAKLLEKKGIEVAYAIHPVAGRMPGHMNVLLAEADVPYEQLKEMDEINSEFAQTDVALVIGANDVTNPAAQTDPSSPIYGMPILKVNESRSVIVLKRGMSSGFAGIDNDLFYDPKTSMLFGDAKSSVGEIVEELKAL
- a CDS encoding NAD(P) transhydrogenase subunit alpha, whose product is MVQNLAVLVLAGFVGFAVISKVPNTLHTPLMSGTNAIHGIVLLGGLVVLGLGVDGVFNKILLVIAIAFGTINVVGGFLVTDRMLSMFKGKKPAPAEEDEK
- a CDS encoding Re/Si-specific NAD(P)(+) transhydrogenase subunit alpha — its product is MTDSEQSQQLTVGVVAESRPGERRVAMVPKLVGRLAQRGLRVLVEPGAGAGAHLSDDAYTQAGAELGDAWGAPIVVKVNPPTPAEVAKLRRGTVLVGFLDPRGNPEGLAKLEEAGLRAFAMEAIPRISRAQAMDALSSQASIGGYRAVLLAAQKLPRFFPMLTTAAGTVPPAKVLVLGAGVAGLQALATAKRLGAQTTGYDVRPEVGEQVKSLGAQFLDLGIEAVGEGGYARELTPEEREEQQRRLTEAITKFDVVITTALVPGRKAPTLVTADAVKGMPAGSVVVDLAGESGGNCELTKPGEDVVEHDVTISSPLNLPAEMPSHASELYARNVTELLELLVTKEGALELNFEDEIVAGACVAGREGSVA
- a CDS encoding TetR family transcriptional regulator — its product is MSNAVDIRTLEVVSEEPVSRQERKQRTRQALLDTALDLLADRPFATLSLREVAKGAGIVPTAFYRHFASMEELGVALVEEATRTLRGMMRSARTDPDTYQGMISASVATVHQFVRANEDHFRFLTRERYGGGPLARAIGVELRMFSGDLAIDLARFAPLRAWSTEDLHMLADLIVSVMLTTIVELLEARPGEDGKITGTAEKRLRLILLGVPHWKSS